From the Butyrivibrio fibrisolvens genome, one window contains:
- a CDS encoding glycoside hydrolase family 3 protein: MGKFYALTSDEVTSLEKENQALVRSLAGECMVVLENDGALPLGKEERTIVLYGSGARNTVKGGTGSGDVNSREVINIYEGLKAEGFNILSDDWLDRYDKTLEDATNAYMADINEKAAKQHVPPIMIMFSTPFVAPDEELITQVKDADIAIYVISRNSGEGADRYDVKKDYELDDNEVKNIQFLAANYKKTIVLLNTGGVIDTKVLRNTDGINAVMIAGQMGNIGGNIVSDVLTGKSIPSGKLTDTWAENYSDYPSSATFSHNNGNIDDEYYTEGIYVGYRYFDTFGIKPAYSFGYGKGYTDFVYEVDDVIANEKKVYVSVTVTNTGSKYAGREVIQVYVTSPEGGIDKPFKELRGFAKTSLLGPSQKETVTITFDTASMASYDINRASYVLEKGQYIIRVGNSCDNTRPAAVLTLDRDVVTVKCRNLFGLDEAVEEIKAPKREKEDISGLKEIALDSSKFTTSVIEYQIDRPVLEDKRSGEKLTMDDVKSGNATLKELVAQLTLEEMANLCVGLFDHSASNVVGSASGSVVGAAGETIGIPDRKIIPTVNADGPAGLRLQPHFKTTADGQVLPGGEVFGMSRNPFPDDTPADAIDYYQYCTAIPIASTLAQSWDMELIEKMGHIVGIEMQQFHVHLWLAPGMNIHRNPLCGRNFEYYSEDPLIAGSCAAADTKGVQSFAGQGTTIKHFAANSQEDNRMYNNAHISERTLREIYLKGFEIAVKDSQPLSVMTSYNLINGIHSANSKDLLQGALRDEWGFKGFVMTDWFSSQDARSIGLAPANVKYDCASSPDCIKAGNDVQMPGSKQNVDDIIKGVEDGRITLGDVQFCALNILGVVAKCE, from the coding sequence ATGGGGAAGTTTTATGCACTTACATCTGATGAAGTTACATCATTAGAAAAGGAGAATCAGGCTCTTGTCAGATCACTTGCCGGAGAATGCATGGTTGTTTTGGAAAACGATGGTGCACTACCGCTTGGTAAAGAGGAAAGAACCATAGTTTTATATGGTAGCGGTGCAAGAAATACAGTAAAAGGCGGCACCGGATCAGGAGATGTTAACTCAAGAGAGGTTATTAATATCTATGAAGGTCTTAAAGCTGAAGGCTTTAATATCCTTTCTGATGACTGGCTTGACAGATATGATAAAACTCTTGAAGATGCTACAAATGCGTACATGGCGGATATTAATGAAAAGGCAGCCAAACAGCATGTTCCGCCTATCATGATAATGTTCTCTACACCTTTTGTAGCTCCGGATGAAGAGTTGATAACACAGGTCAAAGATGCTGATATCGCTATATATGTCATAAGCCGTAATTCCGGAGAAGGTGCTGACAGATATGATGTCAAGAAGGATTATGAGCTTGATGATAATGAGGTCAAGAATATACAGTTTCTTGCAGCAAATTATAAAAAGACCATCGTACTGTTAAATACAGGTGGTGTTATAGATACTAAGGTTCTGAGAAATACTGATGGAATAAATGCAGTGATGATCGCAGGCCAGATGGGTAATATCGGCGGCAATATCGTCAGCGATGTTCTTACAGGTAAGTCGATTCCTTCCGGAAAGCTTACAGATACATGGGCTGAGAATTATAGCGATTATCCATCATCAGCTACTTTCAGCCATAATAATGGCAATATAGATGATGAATATTATACAGAAGGTATATATGTTGGCTACAGATATTTTGATACTTTTGGTATAAAGCCCGCTTATTCATTTGGTTATGGTAAGGGCTATACTGATTTTGTTTATGAAGTTGATGATGTAATTGCTAATGAGAAGAAGGTATATGTATCTGTAACAGTTACTAATACCGGATCAAAGTATGCAGGACGTGAAGTTATCCAGGTTTATGTAACTTCTCCTGAAGGCGGTATCGATAAGCCTTTCAAGGAACTTAGAGGATTTGCTAAGACAAGTCTTCTTGGACCTTCACAAAAGGAAACTGTAACTATAACTTTTGATACAGCCAGCATGGCTTCTTATGATATAAACAGAGCTTCTTATGTACTTGAAAAGGGACAGTACATCATAAGAGTCGGCAACAGCTGTGATAATACAAGACCTGCAGCAGTTCTTACTCTTGATAGAGACGTTGTGACAGTTAAGTGCAGGAATCTTTTTGGACTTGATGAAGCTGTAGAAGAGATAAAGGCTCCAAAGAGGGAGAAAGAAGACATAAGTGGTCTTAAGGAGATCGCATTAGACAGCTCAAAGTTTACAACATCCGTGATCGAGTATCAGATTGACAGACCTGTTCTTGAAGATAAACGCAGCGGCGAAAAGCTTACAATGGATGATGTAAAATCAGGCAATGCTACCTTGAAGGAACTTGTAGCGCAGCTGACGCTTGAAGAGATGGCAAATCTCTGCGTAGGACTCTTTGATCATAGTGCAAGTAATGTAGTAGGTTCTGCATCAGGATCTGTCGTAGGCGCAGCAGGAGAGACTATAGGAATACCTGACAGGAAGATCATACCTACAGTTAATGCTGATGGACCTGCAGGACTTAGACTACAGCCTCACTTTAAGACAACTGCTGATGGTCAGGTTCTGCCAGGCGGAGAAGTTTTTGGAATGTCCCGTAACCCGTTCCCTGATGATACACCAGCTGATGCTATCGATTATTATCAGTACTGCACAGCAATTCCGATTGCATCTACTCTTGCACAGTCATGGGATATGGAACTTATAGAGAAGATGGGTCATATTGTAGGTATAGAGATGCAGCAGTTCCATGTGCATCTGTGGCTTGCTCCCGGTATGAATATCCACAGGAATCCTCTTTGCGGACGTAACTTCGAGTATTATTCTGAAGATCCGCTTATTGCAGGATCATGTGCAGCAGCTGATACTAAGGGTGTTCAGAGCTTTGCCGGTCAGGGAACTACTATAAAGCACTTTGCAGCTAACTCTCAGGAAGACAACCGTATGTACAATAATGCACATATTTCCGAAAGAACCCTCCGCGAGATCTATCTCAAGGGATTTGAGATTGCTGTTAAGGATTCACAGCCCCTGTCTGTCATGACATCCTATAACCTTATAAATGGTATACATTCTGCCAACAGCAAAGACCTCCTTCAGGGAGCACTTCGTGACGAGTGGGGATTTAAGGGCTTTGTAATGACAGACTGGTTCTCAAGTCAGGATGCAAGATCTATAGGACTTGCTCCTGCCAATGTTAAGTATGACTGTGCATCAAGCCCTGATTGTATCAAGGCCGGCAATGATGTTCAGATGCCGGGAAGTAAGCAGAATGTTGACGATATTATAAAGGGCGTAGAAGATGGCAGGATCACTCTTGGAGATGTACAGTTCTGCGCACTGAACATACTTGGCGTTGTAGCCAAATGCGAATAA
- a CDS encoding putative ABC transporter permease, translating to MFAAFVIKFVIFGFCGWLWESVLYTVLSGKFDNRGFLYGPLCPIYGFGANIAAALFGPFIGSPFKLFFVCMISSAILEYLTSFVLEKFFGARWWDYSTIPLNIHGRICLSCSIAFGLAGVILLPGAIIPIINFVDSIPSEPATVIAIFLAGFLGGDTFLSINNITDLNKLMEDIEHEAIERKNAAGRYIEEHGGNAIKEAVMKRVPKLSPKQTYLIKNIYSFTSENKEK from the coding sequence ATGTTTGCAGCATTTGTAATTAAATTTGTAATATTCGGCTTCTGCGGATGGCTATGGGAATCAGTTCTGTATACAGTCTTATCCGGCAAATTCGATAACAGAGGCTTTCTGTATGGCCCATTGTGTCCCATATACGGATTTGGCGCCAATATCGCAGCAGCCTTGTTTGGGCCATTTATTGGTAGTCCATTTAAACTTTTCTTTGTATGTATGATAAGTTCTGCCATTCTCGAATACCTGACATCATTTGTATTAGAGAAATTCTTTGGCGCAAGATGGTGGGACTATTCTACAATACCGCTAAACATTCACGGAAGGATATGCTTGTCCTGTTCCATAGCTTTTGGACTGGCCGGAGTTATATTACTTCCGGGTGCTATTATTCCTATAATCAACTTTGTAGACTCAATACCTTCAGAACCTGCAACAGTGATCGCTATTTTCCTTGCAGGCTTCCTCGGAGGTGATACATTTCTTTCCATCAATAACATAACCGATCTTAATAAACTCATGGAAGATATCGAGCACGAAGCTATAGAACGCAAGAATGCTGCCGGCAGATACATTGAAGAGCACGGTGGCAATGCCATAAAAGAAGCTGTCATGAAAAGAGTTCCTAAGCTAAGCCCCAAACAGACTTATCTTATCAAAAATATCTACAGCTTCACTTCTGAAAACAAAGAAAAATAA
- a CDS encoding ABC transporter ATP-binding protein, with protein sequence MNIRIENLTKAYGDFKAVDNMNLTVGDGQLVGLLGPSGCGKSTTLFMLAGLTQATTGRIFFGDKEVTKVAPEDRGIGLVFQNYALYPHMTVEDNIMFPLINRKVNKQEARKMAYEMAELVQIEKLLKRKPSELSGGQQQRVAIARALVKKPEVLLLDEPLSNLDAKLRVETREEIRRIQQEVGITTIFVTHDQEEAMSISDQIAVMKTGVVQQFDVPQNMYLNPCNRFVATFLGTPEINIIDVEVSGGAIRCGDVVLRTGVDVKNGTYKAGIRPESFTHRGDDHKYSVNSVRMIGRDLLLHLDMAGGDVRAITHSGQSISAGDTVEFSIRESSIILFGSDDKVIGKF encoded by the coding sequence ATGAATATCAGAATAGAGAACCTTACTAAGGCTTACGGCGATTTCAAAGCTGTAGACAACATGAATCTGACGGTAGGAGACGGACAGCTTGTCGGACTTCTTGGACCATCAGGTTGTGGCAAGTCTACAACTCTTTTTATGTTAGCAGGTCTTACACAGGCTACTACAGGTCGAATTTTCTTTGGCGATAAGGAAGTAACAAAAGTTGCTCCTGAAGATCGTGGAATCGGTCTTGTATTCCAGAACTACGCCTTATATCCACATATGACAGTTGAAGACAATATCATGTTTCCTTTGATCAACCGTAAGGTTAACAAGCAGGAAGCTAGAAAGATGGCTTATGAGATGGCTGAGCTTGTACAGATTGAAAAGCTCTTAAAGCGTAAACCAAGTGAACTTTCCGGTGGTCAGCAGCAGCGTGTTGCTATTGCCAGAGCTCTTGTTAAAAAGCCTGAAGTACTTCTTCTTGATGAGCCTTTATCAAACCTTGATGCAAAGCTTCGTGTAGAGACAAGAGAAGAGATAAGACGTATTCAGCAGGAAGTTGGTATTACAACTATCTTCGTTACACATGATCAGGAAGAGGCTATGAGTATCTCTGATCAGATCGCTGTTATGAAGACTGGTGTTGTTCAGCAGTTTGATGTACCTCAGAATATGTATCTTAATCCTTGCAACAGATTTGTTGCTACATTCCTTGGAACACCTGAGATCAATATCATCGATGTAGAAGTTTCAGGCGGAGCTATAAGGTGCGGCGATGTAGTACTTAGAACAGGTGTTGATGTTAAGAACGGAACATATAAGGCAGGTATCCGTCCTGAGTCATTCACTCACAGAGGAGACGATCACAAGTACAGCGTTAATTCAGTTCGTATGATCGGTAGAGACCTTCTTCTTCATCTTGATATGGCAGGAGGAGATGTTCGCGCTATTACTCATTCAGGTCAGTCCATTTCCGCTGGTGATACAGTTGAGTTCTCAATAAGAGAATCTTCAATCATCTTGTTTGGATCAGATGATAAGGTTATAGGTAAATTCTGA
- a CDS encoding carbohydrate ABC transporter permease, producing MEKKSMKGWLYLLPALIIITVFTLYPLVKAFSMSIMLNYDMVHNTFTGYGFDAYQKVLTDKTFHKALLNTTIYSIVVVPCSIILSLLIAAMINGTKKTKGLFQTIYFLPYVTSVIAIGIVWSWIYNSRYGLLNSIMGFFGMEPIQWLNKPKYALPALIIFAVWKSMAFNIMVFLAGLQTIPKDVYDAAKVDSTPRWRVFLRITVPGIAPMIVYSYIMGIISAFKVYNEVYSLYGGKAGPANSAITVVYYIWQKFYQSFKYDEAAAAAVILFFIILAFTMVQKLVRKLMSR from the coding sequence ATGGAAAAGAAAAGTATGAAGGGTTGGCTTTATCTGTTGCCGGCTTTAATTATAATTACAGTGTTTACACTGTATCCTCTTGTAAAGGCATTTAGCATGAGTATCATGCTTAATTATGACATGGTACACAATACCTTTACAGGGTATGGCTTTGATGCTTATCAGAAGGTTCTTACTGATAAGACATTTCACAAGGCTTTGCTTAATACAACTATCTATTCTATTGTAGTTGTTCCTTGTTCTATTATTCTTTCACTTTTAATTGCAGCCATGATCAATGGCACTAAGAAGACCAAAGGTCTTTTTCAGACTATATATTTCCTTCCTTACGTTACCAGTGTTATCGCTATCGGTATTGTATGGAGCTGGATCTATAACAGTAGATATGGTCTTTTGAACAGCATCATGGGATTTTTTGGAATGGAGCCTATTCAGTGGCTCAACAAGCCGAAGTATGCACTTCCTGCACTTATCATTTTTGCAGTATGGAAGAGTATGGCTTTCAATATCATGGTATTCCTTGCAGGTCTTCAGACTATTCCAAAAGATGTATATGATGCAGCCAAGGTTGACTCAACTCCAAGATGGAGAGTATTCCTTCGTATCACAGTTCCGGGTATTGCACCTATGATCGTTTATTCCTACATCATGGGAATAATCAGTGCATTTAAGGTATACAACGAGGTATATTCACTTTATGGTGGCAAGGCAGGTCCTGCTAACAGCGCTATTACAGTCGTTTATTATATCTGGCAGAAGTTCTATCAGAGCTTCAAATATGATGAAGCAGCCGCTGCAGCAGTTATTCTGTTCTTTATCATTTTGGCATTTACAATGGTTCAGAAACTTGTTCGCAAATTGATGAGTCGATAA
- a CDS encoding carbohydrate ABC transporter permease: protein MKSTKISNIILDILKFAILILGAAITVMPFIWMILSSLKTASEITAIPPTFFPKEFRWENYKEAWSRAPFLRYFVNTIIVAVCSTIGVLITTVLSAFAFSRLNFPGKKVIFSVLMATLMIPGEMLVITNYITVFHMKLEIGGVRIMGIDSYGALILPWIASVFYIYLLTQFFMQVPDAIYLAAKVDKCSDWKFMWKIMLPMNKQAVVTIGILNFISSWNAFMWPLLVTNDPSMRVLSNGLTQFQSEAGSDYQLIMAASCILVMPIIIIYLFLRKYIIEGVTRSGLKG, encoded by the coding sequence ATGAAATCAACTAAAATTTCCAATATTATTTTGGATATACTTAAATTTGCAATTCTTATATTGGGTGCAGCTATTACTGTGATGCCTTTTATCTGGATGATATTGTCTTCACTTAAGACTGCATCAGAGATCACTGCGATCCCGCCTACATTTTTCCCTAAGGAATTTCGTTGGGAGAATTATAAGGAAGCCTGGAGCAGAGCTCCTTTCCTTAGATATTTCGTTAATACTATCATAGTTGCTGTATGTAGTACTATTGGTGTTCTTATCACCACAGTTCTTTCAGCATTTGCTTTTTCAAGACTTAACTTCCCGGGCAAGAAGGTCATCTTCTCTGTTCTTATGGCTACACTTATGATCCCCGGAGAGATGCTTGTTATCACTAACTACATCACTGTTTTCCACATGAAGCTTGAGATCGGCGGTGTCAGGATCATGGGTATTGATTCTTACGGCGCTCTGATACTTCCGTGGATTGCGAGTGTTTTCTATATTTATCTCCTGACTCAGTTCTTCATGCAGGTTCCGGATGCCATATATCTGGCTGCTAAGGTCGATAAATGTTCCGACTGGAAGTTCATGTGGAAGATAATGCTTCCTATGAACAAACAGGCTGTTGTTACTATTGGTATACTTAATTTTATTAGCAGCTGGAATGCATTCATGTGGCCACTGCTTGTAACAAATGATCCAAGCATGAGAGTATTGTCCAACGGACTTACTCAGTTCCAGTCTGAAGCAGGTTCTGATTATCAGCTTATCATGGCTGCTTCATGTATTCTGGTTATGCCTATCATCATCATCTACCTGTTCCTTAGAAAGTACATCATCGAAGGTGTTACAAGATCAGGTCTTAAGGGATAA
- a CDS encoding ABC transporter substrate-binding protein yields the protein MKKKMVATLLTAVMAAGALAGCAQKVDPNADTAASKDEATQETTKEETTQDGTTTEQATSEEKTIEPCEIEFWHGMSNTQEEVLTQLTNDFNSNNEYGITVTLVNQGSYGDLSQKLQAAAAADGLPDMAQAYNNWLNPYIDKVVDLTNFVETDFDNYDDIVEAYRNECSEFGFIHALPFNKSTYVMFYNKTVLDELGFEAPKTWDDLTTIGKAYVEKYGNPAWGVDDLAGFVEASLRQNGEGYVDETGALFNTDGGLETMTYIMDLYNNGYARLVGEDKYFSNVLSAQSMLGYIGSSTGASYITVDGWEMGVCPVPSNKESAAYCAGTNLVMFTQDANKQLAAWEYMKWLTSEEATVTWATGTGYLPVRTSAYESADYQNFMASDVTATAAYEQSDAFFTSLASYDASNDVRTAVAAKMEELILDETAPQDALDALVEEINAQF from the coding sequence ATGAAGAAGAAAATGGTTGCAACATTGCTTACAGCAGTGATGGCAGCAGGAGCTCTTGCAGGCTGTGCTCAGAAGGTAGATCCTAATGCAGATACAGCAGCTTCTAAAGACGAGGCTACACAGGAGACAACTAAGGAAGAGACAACACAGGATGGTACTACAACAGAGCAGGCAACTTCTGAAGAGAAGACAATCGAGCCTTGCGAGATCGAGTTCTGGCACGGAATGTCCAACACACAGGAAGAGGTTCTTACTCAGCTTACTAACGATTTCAATTCTAACAATGAGTATGGAATCACTGTTACACTTGTAAACCAGGGTTCATATGGCGATCTTTCACAGAAGCTTCAGGCAGCTGCAGCAGCTGACGGACTTCCGGATATGGCTCAGGCTTATAACAACTGGCTCAATCCTTACATTGATAAGGTTGTAGATCTTACTAATTTCGTAGAAACAGATTTCGATAACTATGACGATATTGTCGAGGCTTATCGTAATGAGTGCAGCGAGTTTGGTTTCATCCACGCTCTTCCTTTCAATAAGTCTACATACGTAATGTTCTATAACAAGACAGTTCTTGATGAACTTGGATTCGAAGCTCCTAAGACATGGGATGACCTTACAACAATTGGTAAGGCTTATGTTGAAAAGTATGGCAACCCGGCATGGGGTGTTGATGACCTTGCAGGTTTCGTAGAGGCTTCTCTTCGTCAGAACGGTGAGGGTTATGTTGATGAGACAGGTGCTCTTTTCAATACAGACGGTGGTCTTGAGACTATGACATACATCATGGACCTTTACAACAACGGATATGCTCGTCTTGTTGGTGAAGACAAGTACTTCTCAAACGTTCTTTCTGCACAGTCTATGCTTGGTTATATCGGATCTTCAACAGGTGCTTCATACATCACAGTTGATGGTTGGGAGATGGGTGTATGCCCTGTTCCTTCAAACAAGGAAAGCGCTGCTTACTGCGCAGGTACAAACCTTGTAATGTTCACACAGGATGCTAACAAGCAGCTTGCAGCTTGGGAGTACATGAAGTGGCTCACATCTGAAGAAGCTACTGTAACATGGGCTACAGGAACAGGTTACCTTCCTGTAAGAACATCTGCTTATGAGTCTGCTGATTATCAGAACTTCATGGCTTCTGATGTAACAGCTACAGCAGCTTACGAGCAGTCTGATGCTTTCTTCACATCTCTTGCATCTTATGATGCTTCTAACGATGTAAGAACAGCTGTTGCTGCTAAGATGGAAGAGCTCATTCTTGATGAGACAGCTCCTCAGGATGCTCTTGATGCTCTTGTAGAAGAGATCAACGCTCAGTTCTGA
- a CDS encoding MBL fold metallo-hydrolase, whose amino-acid sequence MSMTKLGFYNGLKEIGGTFVVVETDTARCMFDFGFANADIIDNKVSCAPGDMAYYYVNLGILTPMDGIYDDNTAHKLGLKSFSEDTKKNFFIISHMHIDHMGGLGMLDPDVPVYMSMDSLKLYRAIARCGEAEVREHANCIGVDYEDSFTVGDITVKVVQIDHDVAGACGFIITTADGSICYTGDYRFHGFHRDITEKFARTCHGVDVMITEGVTASFEDIDMLSLEEPEDMGNSEEVVEEYMKDRIRNESGLIVINNYNRNVERIHRLISVCENEGRTLVLEPIQAEYIKAFYPEDKISVYTQNIDECSFAISPDWKMVTRKDILDDPSGFVLQQDYKHIYELIDLKAVLSLYVHMDGGPLGDYDPSYKKLHDFMEQLNINYEHKGTGGHSRPYYLRYMIDNIAPGTLIPLHSFRPEQVMSDKAGCRILPEYGDIYTMQEGKLSKR is encoded by the coding sequence ATGAGTATGACTAAACTTGGATTTTATAATGGCCTAAAGGAAATAGGCGGGACATTTGTGGTAGTTGAGACTGATACTGCCAGATGTATGTTCGATTTTGGTTTTGCCAATGCTGATATTATTGATAATAAAGTCAGCTGCGCGCCTGGCGATATGGCGTATTATTATGTTAATCTCGGTATTCTGACACCGATGGATGGTATATATGATGACAATACTGCTCATAAGCTTGGGCTTAAGTCATTTTCAGAAGATACTAAAAAGAATTTCTTTATTATTTCTCACATGCATATAGATCATATGGGCGGACTTGGTATGCTGGATCCTGATGTTCCGGTATATATGAGCATGGATTCACTTAAGCTTTACAGAGCAATTGCAAGATGCGGTGAAGCAGAAGTTAGAGAACACGCCAACTGCATTGGAGTTGATTATGAAGACAGCTTCACAGTAGGTGATATTACAGTCAAAGTAGTGCAGATAGATCATGATGTAGCAGGCGCCTGCGGATTTATCATTACTACAGCTGATGGAAGTATCTGTTATACAGGTGACTACAGATTCCATGGTTTTCACAGGGATATTACAGAGAAGTTCGCAAGAACCTGCCATGGCGTAGATGTTATGATAACAGAAGGTGTTACTGCAAGCTTTGAAGATATAGATATGCTAAGCCTTGAAGAGCCTGAAGATATGGGCAATTCCGAGGAAGTAGTAGAAGAGTATATGAAGGATAGGATCCGTAATGAAAGTGGTCTTATCGTGATCAACAATTATAACAGGAATGTAGAGCGTATCCACAGGCTTATATCTGTATGCGAAAATGAAGGACGAACTCTCGTACTTGAGCCGATTCAGGCAGAGTATATCAAAGCTTTCTATCCTGAAGATAAGATTAGTGTATATACACAGAATATTGATGAGTGCAGCTTTGCAATATCTCCTGACTGGAAGATGGTTACGAGGAAGGATATACTTGATGATCCTTCAGGATTTGTGCTTCAGCAGGATTATAAACATATATATGAGCTTATAGATCTTAAAGCCGTGCTTTCATTGTATGTTCATATGGATGGTGGCCCGCTTGGTGATTATGATCCTTCATACAAAAAGCTCCATGACTTTATGGAGCAGCTTAACATAAACTACGAGCACAAGGGAACAGGCGGACATTCAAGACCATATTATCTTCGCTATATGATAGATAATATAGCACCAGGTACGCTTATACCGCTTCATTCCTTCAGACCTGAGCAGGTTATGTCTGATAAAGCAGGTTGCAGGATACTGCCTGAGTATGGAGATATCTATACCATGCAGGAAGGAAAATTGTCAAAACGATAA
- a CDS encoding bifunctional metallophosphatase/5'-nucleotidase: MNNNTRSLDIIYTSDTHGHVYPVDYAKNGSSNCSLLNIAHEIDKDGNTLVLDGGDSLQGTPLSQYYLANSDKYSYHPIAEAFNAMGLDYFTLGNHDFNFGYEVIRDYLNAMNAKCLCANVEDLGGELKLYKTDIVTLDNGLRIGLSGVVTDWVNVWEQEDNITKTRVTDPLSAAAKALAEIKDQCDITVLIYHGGLEENPKTGEKMSDTTENIGCRIAHEQDWDILLTGHQHIANEKFVIDGTYAVQPPAKAEKYISMHVEMGAQQGDDEQLKISSKLVSTGSEHEDIVYNKMLPLEQDVQRWLDIPIGSIDEPIIPEEKLDAALNGSRLAAIFNQTQLEWSGADFSCTSLGNDPLGLKKNITIRDICAVYPFSNTVFVVEVTKKTIKESLERVASYFTLVDGKPAVSEEFLKPKIEHYNYDFYAGLDYEFDLRRPVGDRVVKMVRIDGTELSDSKMYTLVTSNYRATGTGGYKAIGDSKVLRNSTEEMPDLLQEFIKKNSPVGDIKNYRIKVIY, translated from the coding sequence ATGAATAATAACACAAGATCATTAGATATCATATATACATCAGATACACATGGCCACGTATACCCTGTAGATTATGCCAAGAACGGGTCCTCAAACTGCAGCCTTTTGAACATAGCACATGAGATAGACAAGGATGGAAATACACTTGTTCTTGATGGAGGAGATTCACTCCAGGGAACCCCTCTTTCTCAGTATTATCTGGCTAACTCAGATAAGTATTCATATCATCCTATAGCCGAAGCTTTTAATGCAATGGGTCTTGACTATTTTACACTTGGCAACCATGACTTTAATTTTGGTTATGAAGTTATCAGAGACTACCTTAATGCAATGAATGCAAAGTGCCTTTGTGCCAATGTGGAAGATCTTGGCGGAGAGTTAAAGCTATATAAGACAGACATAGTAACACTTGATAATGGCCTTAGGATCGGTCTTTCAGGAGTTGTAACAGATTGGGTCAATGTCTGGGAACAGGAAGACAACATCACAAAGACAAGGGTCACAGATCCTCTCAGCGCTGCAGCCAAGGCACTTGCTGAGATTAAAGATCAATGCGATATAACTGTCCTTATATATCATGGAGGCTTAGAAGAAAATCCAAAGACCGGCGAGAAGATGTCTGATACCACCGAGAATATCGGATGCAGAATAGCTCATGAACAGGACTGGGATATCCTTCTGACAGGTCATCAGCATATAGCTAATGAGAAGTTTGTCATAGATGGAACCTATGCAGTTCAGCCGCCTGCCAAGGCAGAGAAGTATATATCCATGCATGTAGAAATGGGTGCACAGCAAGGTGATGATGAACAACTTAAGATCAGTTCTAAGCTTGTAAGTACAGGATCTGAGCATGAAGATATAGTTTATAACAAGATGCTTCCACTTGAGCAGGATGTTCAAAGATGGCTTGATATACCGATAGGATCAATAGATGAGCCTATCATACCTGAAGAAAAACTTGATGCAGCACTTAACGGAAGCAGGCTTGCAGCTATTTTTAACCAGACTCAGCTTGAATGGAGCGGAGCGGATTTTTCCTGCACAAGTCTTGGTAATGATCCTTTGGGATTAAAAAAGAATATAACGATTAGGGATATATGTGCTGTTTATCCTTTTTCTAATACAGTATTTGTTGTAGAAGTTACCAAGAAGACTATCAAAGAATCTCTTGAAAGAGTTGCTTCATACTTCACTCTGGTAGATGGAAAGCCTGCGGTTTCGGAAGAGTTTTTAAAACCCAAGATAGAACATTATAACTATGACTTCTATGCAGGCCTTGATTATGAGTTTGACTTAAGACGCCCTGTTGGCGACAGAGTAGTTAAAATGGTTCGTATTGACGGAACAGAGCTTTCTGATTCTAAAATGTATACACTTGTGACCAGTAATTACAGAGCGACAGGCACAGGTGGATATAAGGCGATTGGAGATAGTAAAGTTTTAAGGAATAGTACAGAGGAAATGCCAGACCTGTTACAGGAATTTATTAAGAAAAACAGTCCTGTTGGAGATATAAAGAATTACAGAATAAAAGTAATATATTGA